In a single window of the Deltaproteobacteria bacterium genome:
- a CDS encoding DUF1566 domain-containing protein — MFTTRCDFGQSWDGSNCTGARSTLSWNNGVYAAITTGYTSSSTGKSNTASLAALVGGPAPYIAAQNCENLNVNGNTDWYLPATNELQVLYSNRTVIRNFDVSGVRYWSSTENSANMAMMVYMHTGSTSITSKDLSYYVRCVRR; from the coding sequence ATGTTTACGACCCGTTGTGACTTTGGCCAATCCTGGGACGGTTCAAATTGCACAGGAGCCCGATCCACCTTGAGTTGGAATAACGGAGTCTATGCTGCAATTACCACAGGCTATACAAGTTCCTCCACTGGCAAATCAAACACTGCCAGCCTAGCGGCCCTGGTTGGTGGGCCTGCTCCGTATATTGCGGCACAAAACTGTGAAAATCTAAACGTCAACGGCAATACTGACTGGTACTTACCTGCCACTAATGAGCTTCAAGTGCTCTATTCAAACCGAACTGTCATTAGAAATTTTGATGTGAGTGGCGTTCGATACTGGTCATCGACCGAAAATAGTGCCAATATGGCCATGATGGTTTACATGCACACAGGCAGTACTTCGATTACGTCAAAGGATCTCTCCTACTATGTTCGCTGCGTGCGACGGTGA
- a CDS encoding XRE family transcriptional regulator gives MAKKVGTEEAIISKILRYNVDEFTIDRLVKFLAALYPGAEVKIEVAS, from the coding sequence TTGGCAAAAAAAGTCGGCACAGAAGAAGCCATCATTAGCAAAATCCTTCGTTATAATGTTGATGAGTTTACGATTGATAGACTTGTTAAATTTCTGGCTGCCCTTTACCCCGGCGCCGAAGTGAAAATCGAAGTCGCTTCATGA
- a CDS encoding ribbon-helix-helix protein, CopG family translates to MSQLNFYVPDEIEEQIKKAAKKEGKSISAFLSELVKAKFKPKTWSDSFFSELAGGWDGDAPEIDRPKPQGRDNL, encoded by the coding sequence ATGTCTCAATTAAATTTCTACGTTCCTGATGAAATTGAAGAACAAATTAAAAAAGCTGCAAAAAAAGAGGGGAAATCTATCTCTGCCTTCTTATCTGAGCTTGTTAAAGCTAAATTTAAACCAAAAACTTGGTCCGATAGTTTTTTTTCTGAGCTCGCTGGCGGTTGGGATGGCGATGCCCCAGAAATAGATCGACCTAAACCACAAGGGCGCGACAACTTATGA